A DNA window from Cervus elaphus chromosome 17, mCerEla1.1, whole genome shotgun sequence contains the following coding sequences:
- the UGDH gene encoding UDP-glucose 6-dehydrogenase — MFEIKKICCIGAGYVGGPTCSVIAHMCPEIRVTVVDINESRINAWNSPALPIYEPGLKEVVESCRGKNLFFSTNIDDAIKEADLVFISVNTPTKTYGMGKGRAADLKYIEACARRIVQNSHGYKIVTEKSTVPVRAAESIRRIFDANTKPNLNLQVLSNPEFLAEGTAIKDLKNPDRVLIGGDETPEGQRAVQALCAVYEHWVPREKILTTNTWSSELSKLTANAFLAQRISSINSISALCEATGADVEEVATAIGMDQRIGNKFLKASVGFGGSCFQKDVLNLVYLCEALNLPEVARYWQQVIDMNDYQRRRFASRIIDSLFNTVTDKKIAILGFAFKKDTGDTRESSSIYISKYLMDEGAHLHIYDPKVPREQIVVDLSHPGVSKDDQVARLVTISEDPYEACDGAHAVVICTEWDVFKELDYERIHKKMLKPAFIFDGRRVLDGLHNELQTIGFQIETIGKKVSSKRIPYAPSGEIPKFSLQDMPNKKPRV, encoded by the exons ATGTTTGAAATTAAGAAGATCTGCTGCATCGGTGCAGGCTACGTTGGTGGACCCACATGTAGTGTGATTGCTCACATGTGCCCTGAAATCAGGGTGACGGTTGTTGATATCAATGAATCAAGAATCAATGCATGGAACTCTCCTGCACTTCCTATTTATGAG ccagGACTAAAAGAAGTGGTAGAATCCTGTCgaggaaaaaatttatttttttctaccaaTATTGATGATGCCATTAAGGAAGCTGatcttgtatttatttct GTGAACACACCAAccaaaacctatggaatgggaaaaGGCCGGGCAGCAGATCTGAAGTATATTGAAGCTTGTGCTAGACGCATCGTGCAAAACTCACACGGCTACAAAATTGTGACTGAGAAAAGCACGGTCCCAGTGCGGGCAGCAGAAAGTATTCGTCGAATATTTGATGCAAACACAAAACCCAACTTGAATTTACAG GTGCTGTCCAACCCTGAGTTCTTGGCAGAGGGGACGGCCATCAAGGACCTGAAGAACCCAGACAGGGTGCTGATTGGAGGGGATGAAACCCCAGAGGGCCAGAGGGCTGTGCAGGCGCTGTGTGCCGTGTACGAGCACTGGGTTCCCAGAGAAAAGATCCTCACCACCAACACTTGGTCTTCAGAGCTTTCCAAACTG acagCAAATGCttttctggcccagagaatcAGCAGCATCAACTCTATAAGTGCCCTCTGTGAAGCAACAGGAGCGGAtgtagaagaggtggcaacagcCATTGGAATGGACCAGAGAAttggaaataaatttctgaaagCCAGTGTTG gttttGGTGGGAGTTGCTTTCAAAAGGATGTTCTGAATTTGGTTTATCTCTGTGAGGCTCTGAATTTGCCTGAAGTAGCTCGTTATTGGCAGCAG GTTATAGACATGAATGACTACCAGAGAAGGAGGTTTGCTTCCCGGATCATAGACAGTCTGTTTAATACAGTGACAGATAAGAAGATAGCAATTTTGGGGTTTGCTTTCAAAAAGGACACCGGTGATACAAG agagTCATCTAGTATATATATTAGCAAATATTTGATGGATGAAGGCGCACACCTCCATATATATGATCCAAAAGTACCAAGGGAACAAATAGTTGTGGATCTTTCTCATCCAGGAGTTTCAAAGGATGACCAAG TGGCCCGGCTCGTGACCATCTCCGAGGACCCCTACGAAGCGTGCGACGGCGCCCACGCTGTCGTCATTTGCACGGAGTGGGACGTGTTTAAG GAACTGGATTACGAACGCATTCATAAAAAAATGCTGAAACCAGCCTTTATCTTTGATGGACGACGTGTCCTGGATGGGCTCCACAATGAGCTGCAAACCATTGGCTTCCAG aTTGAAACAATTGGCAAGAAGGTGTCTTCAAAGAGAATTCCATATGCTCCTTCTGGTGAAATTCCAAAGTTTAGTCTTCAGGATATGCCCAACAAGAAACCCAGAGTGTAG